The sequence ACTTTGTTCAGATTACGGCGTTGGCAGAAATATCAGACAGCAGAAAGATTCACAAATAAGGAGTTGGATACATTCAAGGGTGCGGGTGCAGATAAAAATTATCCTTATATTACACAGCAACTTGCAAGTTTTAACTTATATAAAATGTATCAGGTTTTCCCTACTTTAATAGATAGCCGGTTTGCTAAAATTCACTTTCAATCTGTTCAACCTATTGTGAATGGGGAACTCTTTTTCCGTTATATCGAGCATTATAGAGAAAGCTATATTTTCTTATTTGATAAGCAGACAGGGTTCTTGACAAGCTCCGAGATTTTTTCAGGAAAATTGAAGGACTATGACAATAATTTATTAAGGTATATTGATGAATACTCCGGTTCTTATCGAACCGGTGATAAATATATCAAGAATTTATTTAAATGTTTGGTAATGCTCTACTACGATAAATTTGGTACAGAAAATCTCGTTCAAGCCGTAGAAAAATGCTTTAAATGGTGCTATCGGATTCGTTTAATGCAGGGTAGAGTATTCTATAGAATGGTGGAAAATGAAGTTTATCACTCAAATAGCTCTTTCTCTCATTTAATAAGATCTGATAACTCAAGAGAATTTCTAGAGTTTATTATTGATGAATACAGCATTGAATTTGATAAGGGTAATAAAACAGGATTGGTTTCTATACTTAAAAATATTGAGGAAGATAAGAATGACGAATGAGCAAGTAAAAACATCACATATAAAAGATTTATGTAACAGTGATAGATATATTGTGCCAATATATCAGCGTAATTATGCTTGGGGTAAAGATGAAATTGAATTACTTATTCAAGATATTTTCGAAGCCTTAAATAAAAATGAAGGTAAAAACTATTATATAGGTAGCCTAGTGGTGTCCAAGCGTAAAGACGGATATGAAGTGATTGATGGGCAACAACGCTTAACCACATTAAAGCTACTATTAAGTTATTACAATAAAGAAAAAAATATCTATTTGGATTTTGAGCATCGAGAGGAATCAAATGATAGTTTTGAAAAACTTCACTCTAAACAATCTCAGAAAAATAGTATAGAGCAAGGGTTTCAGATTATCAAAAATTATAATGAATTATTAGATGAGGATAAAAAACAGAAGTTTTTCAATTTTTTACTTGAAAGAGTTGTTATTCTTAGAACAGAAGTGCCTGAAAATACGGATCTTAACCATTATTTTGAAATTATGAATAATCGTGGTGAGCAATTAGAAAAACACGAAGTACTAAAAGCAAGATTGATGGATAAACTTCAAGAAAATGAAAGATCTTTGTTTTCCTTAATTTGGGATTCTTGTTCGGATATGAATGTTTATGCTATCAAGCGTTTTCCATATTCTAATGATGATAGTAAAAGTGTTAGGACGAATGAAAATTTCTTTGGTGATTTTTGTGAGAAAATACCATCAGATTTTGATAAGATGCTGGCAGTAATAAAATCAGAACCTGATAAATATAGTAGTGATAAAAGAGATATTTTATCATTATTAGATGGACATAAAATTATTAACAGTGATGTTAATAACAATAATTATGATGAAATTAGAGATGGGAAATTTAACTCTATTATAGACTTCCCTAATTTCTTAATGATTGTTTTGAAAGTTTTTACTTCAAATAAAAATATTCCTTTAAATGATAAAGATATTCCTTTAAATGATAAATTTATTTTTGAGGTATTTAATAAATTACTTGCTGAAGATAAAATAAAAGAGTTTATTATGTGCCTGCTAAAATGTAGATTGATTTTTGATAGATATATTATCAAATCAAGAGATGAAGATGATAGTTGGTCTTTAAATGGTTTAAAAAAATATAAGAATGGAAAATATTTTTATTTCAAAGAAGTGAATACATTTGGGACAGCTTTTGAAGCTAAAGAAAAAGAGGGAATAGTTACTAATGAAGGTGTTAATTATGATACGTCAGAGGAACATACTAAGATAGTACAGCTACTCTCTATGTTTCATACGGCATTTAGACAAAAAATATATAAAGAGTGGCTGTATGATGTTTTATGTATTCTTTACAAAAGTGATTCTCTTAAAGAGGGATATGGGTTGTTGGCTAATTCATACATATCAATACTGGAGAAATTGGCTTACGATTATTATATAGAGGATAGTAGGCAAAAATTATTTAATCAAAAAGGTCAATATATACCTAACTATATATTTAATTATTTGGATTATCTTCTATGGAGAGATTGGAATAATAAAGTCGGTGAAAAGAATGATTTTCTACAGAAAGACAACTTCATATTTTCATTGTCTAGAAATTCTATCGAACATTATTTACCTCAAAGTAAGAAAGATAGTTTATTAAATGATGTTGATCCTTTTGATTCTAAAAGAGAGGAGATTTTAAATAGTTTTGGTAATTTATGCTTGATTTCTCATTATCAAAATTCATCATTAAATGATGAGATTCCATCAGATAAAGTAAAAAGATATGTATCAGGTAGCTTAAAATGTATTAGTCCTAAACAAGCGATAATGCTTAGTTATGATAAGTGGAATGCAAAAAATATCAATAATCATAATAATGAAATGATGAAAATTTTTGACGAGGAACGTGACAGACTCTCCAAGTTAAAAAATAACTAATCTTGTACAAGCGGTGCAATCTTGCAAAAAATCTGCAAAATTGCACCGCTTTTTCTTTTTCCGACTTTTAACTCTTCCAATTAGCCTGTTTTAAGGTGCGGTGTATCTATGTATTTCTTAAAAAGAAAATCACAAAAAGTATCTTTTGTGCGACATAAAATATCGCACGTTTGCATAAACTAGATTTATTCAATAAAACAGAAGTCACAAATGAAAAAATATCGTTTGATCGAAAGTGATAAAGGCAATGATGAGCAAAAGCTCTATCAAATTCAGGCTTTACGAGATTTTACGACAAGTGATGGTAGGGAAGTGAAAGTAGGCGATTCAGGCGGTTTTATTAGTGGTGAGCATAATTTGTCGCACGAGGGAAATTGTTGGGTGGCGAATAATGCGGAAGTGTGGGATCAGGCTTGTGTATCGGAAAATGGTTATATCGGTGGCTACACAGTTTTGATACATAATGCCAAAGTGTATGGCAGTGCGAGAGTATTAAGAGGCTGTATAAGTGGCAATGTGAAAATTTATGATAATGCCGAAGTCGCAGTCAAAGGCGATATTGAAGATGAGGTGGAAATTTTCGGGAATGCAGCGGTAGGTGGGAAAGACACTTGTATTTGTGGTTCAGTGAAAATTTTTGGAAATCCCAAAATTGGTGGAAACTATATTGGCGAAATTCGGATTTCAGATAATGCTCGGATTTATGGTAATGCTAAAATTGAAGCAAATTGCCATATTAGTGGGAATGTGGAAATTTACAAGTAATGCAGAAATAGCAGAAAATCGGTTTGGTTATTTGGAGAAATTGCAATGAAAGTAGATTTCACCCAATGGGTTATTAACGGTTTTATTGCCTTGCAGGAGGTACAAAAACAGCAGCCGATAGTAGAATATAAAGGTAATCAAATTACTATCACGTCAAAATTATGGGATAAGTATTTAAGTTTACGCTTTATTAAGCACTCCAATACCCATTTTGAGGGCAGTTACTGCTATCAATTTACCTTAGAAAACGGAGAGCTATTTTTTGATATGCCGATAAGTGTTGATTGCGTGATATGCGAAGAGAACGGTAAATTTTATGACTTTGGCTGGATAAATCAGACACGTTTTGATGATCCTAAAACATTATTTTGTGAAAGTTTACTTGTGCCGTTATTGATTCCGATTTATCGGAAACTCACGTTGAAAAACATTATTTGGGGAACAGGGGGAGAAAATTCATACCAATATGCGATGTTTGATCATACGCTGAATATGGATGAATTGATCCAAAACAGACAATGGAAGAATACTACTTTATTGAAAAGCAGAGCTATCAATATTTTTTAAATTATGGGAATAATAAGGAACATTAAAATGAAAAAAGATCTTAAAATCGTGGTGCTAACCGGTGCTGGTATTTCTGCCGAGTCTGGCATTCGTACATTCCGTGCCGAAGACGGCTTGTGGGAAAATCATCGGGTAGAAGATGTCGCAACACCTGAGGGCTATAAACGAGATCGGGAGTTAGTCCAACGTTTTTATAGCGAACGCCGCCGAAAACTGTTTGATCCCGAAGTGCAACCCAATGCGGCTCATCTTGCCTTAGCTAAATTGGAAGAGAAACTCGGCGAAAATCTACTGATTGTCACACAAAATGTCGATAACTTACACGAACGTGCAGGCAGCAAAAACGTGATTCATATGCACGGCGAATTGCTGAAAGTCCGTTGCCCGAACAAAGGTACAGTCTATGAATGGCACGGCGATGTGACGGACGAAAGTCGCTGTACTTGCTGTATTCAGCCCGCTCGGCTATGTCCGCATATTGTTTGGTTCGGAGAAATTCCGTTGCAAATGTTAGAGATTGATGAGGCGATTTACGATTGCGATATTTTTGTCTCCATTGGCACATCGGACAATGTTTACCCTGCTGCTGGTTTTGTTGAAAAGGCAAATCGCTGGAAATCCTACACGGTCGAGCTCAATTTAGAGCCGAGTAAAGTCAAAACTGCTTTTAAAGAAGCTCGTTACGGTAAAGCTACGGAAGTTGTTTCACAGTTTGTCGAAGAGATTTTGGCAAGCCTTGAAGCCTAGTTGCAAGCGGTCAATTTTATAAAAAAATCTGCAAAATCGGCCGCTTGCGTTTTTATTTTTCACCGCTATAATGCCGCTCGTCCGATCAAAATCTACCATAAAGCATTGAATGCGACACAACTTGTCGTGTTGATAAATAGAATTACTGATGTGAAATCAGCAGAGGAATGTTTTATGAGTAACTATCAATTAAACCCTTCAACCGTTTCCCTTTATTCTGAAAAAATTATGCTGAAAGCAATGTTCGAGCATCGATTATTTTCGGAGTTTTTCCGTAATGACAATTATCGTCGAGATGATGTGGCATTCGCTATGGGCTTGCCTGAGGAGATGGAAAAAGAGAAAGAACTCAAACCCCTTGCCCGTGATTTATTGAAAGCACGTTATCGTGCGATTGTGAGTCAGAATGATCTGCCAGAACTTTGGCAGGTAGCGTATGAAAATTTGGCGAAATTGGCACAATTTTTGGATTTGAACCCGTGTGAACAAGCGGTGATGCAGTTTGCCTTTCACTTTCGGGCAGAGCGGAATTTACGCAATTTATTAGAGTATTTTCCGCATATGGATTTAAATCAAACTGCGTTGGTGTTATCCGATTTGCTGGGGATAAGCCATAAAGAAGTAAAATCGGTGTTGGGGAAACAGAGCAAATTAAATAGCTACGGTTTGATTGAGCGTGGCTATAATCCTGAGCAGTTTCGTGAGTATTTGGGGTGGGGAGATGCCTTAGATTTCGATGATTTTGGGATTTTACCGATTACCGAGCAATCTTTGATCGAGCGTGCAACTGTGCCAACCATACCGCCGATATTGCAGTTAAGTGATTATGAATATATTGCGAAAAGTCGTGAAATGATGCTGAATTATCTCGAAGTTGCCACAAAAAATGCGAAAAAAGGTGTAAATATTCTGCTCTACGGAGCGGCAGGAACAGGGAAAACCGAATTTGCGGCACTGCTGGCGAATACGCTCAATCTGCCAGCTTACACAATGGCAAATCAAGATAAAGATGGCGATGTGCTAAGTGGAAAAACGCGTTTAGAGAATTGCCGTTTGGCGCAAAAATTGCTGGTGGGCAAAGGTGCAGTGATTATTTTTGATGAAGTGGAAGATGTGTTCGCCAGTTCATTTACCGAGCGTTCTGTTGCCCAAGAGCATAAGGCTTGGGTCAATGATTTCTTGGAAAATAATGCGATTCCGATGATCTGGATTTCCAATTCGGTTAGCTGCATTGACAATGCCTATCTCCGCCGTTTTGATATGATTTTTGAAATGCCGATTTATCGCCAGCGGTATTAACTCGCATCTTTAATGTGATGAACTGTTTACAGGCTGAAAATTCAACGGAGTTTGCAGAAAAAGCGTTGGGAATGTTTAATCAAACGCTGGTTTCGCAAGGTTTTCGCAAAATTGAACCGCTTGTTGAAAGCAAAATTGCCTACAATTTAGATTGGGTAAATTGTGCGGAAAATATGCACAAAATCAGCGAAGGGCTAAAACGCACTAAACGTGGGCGAATTTGTTGCTACGGCCCACCGGGAACCGGCAAAACCGCTTGGGCAAATTGGCTGGCACAGGAAATGGGCTTGCAAGCATTGGTTCAACAAGGTTCGGATTTATTGAGTCCATTTGTCGGAGGAACCGAACAACAGATTGCAGAAGCGTTCCGAAAAGCGAAAGAGAACAATATGGTGCTGATTTTTGATGAAGTCGATACGTTCTTATTTGCTCGTGAAAGCGGACAACGTAGCTGGGAACATAGTTTCGTTAATGAAATGCTAACGCAAATTGAAAAATTTGAAGGCTTGTTGATTGTCTCTACCAATTTAATGGACAATCTCGACCCTGCGGCTTTACGCCGTTTTGATCTTAAATTGAAGTTTGATTATTTACAGCCGGAACAGCGAAAAAAAGCTGCTATCAGCCAAGCTAGAATATTGGGATTGGTGGAGTTGAGTGAGCAAGAGCTTTCTCGGTTCTATTATTTCGATAATCTGACATTAGGCGATTTTGCGGCTGTGGCTCGCCGCCATCGTTTTGCTCCTTTTGAGAATAGCGTAGAGTGGGTTAATGCGTTGGAAAATGAGTTGGCATTGAAACCCAAAGTAGAGACTAATTTAGAAAAATGGATAATGTAAGATAAAATAAGCGGTGAAATTCGGCAAATTTTCCGGAATTTTTTGCAAAAAACTTGCCGAATTTTACCGCTTGTTAGCGTACAATAAGCGTAATTTTGATTAATGATGGAGGCGAGATGTCTGAACCGATTAGATTGACCCAGTTCAGCCATGGGGCGGGTTGAGGCTGTAAAATTTCTCCTAAGGTGTTAGGGACAATTTTACAAACTCAATTAGACAAATTTATCGACCCGAACTTGTTAGTAGGCAATGAAACGGCGGATGATGCGGCGGTTTATGATCTAGGCAATGGGCAGGCGATTATCAGTACAACGGACTTTTTTATGCCGATTGTAGATGATCCGTTTGATTTCGGGCGGATCGCCTCTGCTAACGCAATTAGTGATATTTTTGCGATGGGTGGTAAGCCGATTATGGCGATTGCCATTCTGGGCTTTCCGGTCAATAAATTGCCAGCGGAAGTGGCTCAGCAAATTGTTGAGGGCGGGCGTTTTGCCTGTCAGCAGGCAGGTATTGCTTTGGCGGGAGGGCATTCGATTGATTCGCCCGAGCCGATTTTTGGTTTAGCGGTAACCGGCGTGGTGCCAACCGAGCGTGTAAAACGTAATGCTTCGGCGGTGGCAGGTTGTGAGCTGTTTTTAACTAAACCGTTAGGTATTGGCATTTTAACCACGGCAGAGAAAAAGGGATTACTTCAGCCTGAACATCAGCATTTGGCAAGTGAGGTAATGTGCCAAATCAATTTGATTGGAGCGGAATTTTCTGAGCTACCTGAAGTCACGGCAATGACGGATGTAACAGGCTTCGGGCTGTTAGGTCATTTAAGCGAGGTGTGCCAAGGCTCAAATGTGCGTGCCGAAGTGCATTTTGCGGATATTCAAACTCTTGACGGGACAAAAGATTACATCGCTTTAGGAGCTGTGCCGGGCGGTACAACCCGCAATTTTGACAGCTATGGTCATTTAATTTCTGCAATGACAGACGAGCAAAAAGCGATTTTGTGCGATCCACAAACTTCGGGTGGATTACTTGTTGCAGTGTTGCCGCAAGCGGTTGAAAAAGTCCAACAAATTGCAAAAAATGCCTGTGTTTCTTTATTTCATGTTGGTAGATTACTTGAACAAGAAGAAGGTAAAGCGTTAATTGAGGTCATTTAATGTTTAAACCGAATGTTACCCTTGCCTGTGTGGTGCATTGCAAGGGCAAGTTTTTGTTTGTCGAAGAAATCGAATATGGCAAACGCACCTTGAATCAGCCGGCAGGACATTTAGAGCAAAATGAAACGTTGCTTGAAGCGGCAAAGCGGGAGCTATTTGAAGAAACAGGCATTCAAGCTGAGATCAGCAGCCTGATTCGTGTTTATCAATGGCAAGCCCCTCGCAGCCAAACTGATTATCTGCGTTTTGTGTTTGCGGTGGAGTTGGAAGATTGGCTAGAGCCGCAACCTAAAGATGCGGATATTACCCAAGCGATGTGGCTTACGCTTGATGAGTTCCATCACTATATTCAGCAAGAAGGGCAGTGTGAGCGAAGTCCGTTGGTGATTCAGTCAGTACAGGATTATTTAAAAGGCGAGTGTTATCCGTTAGCGATTTTGCAAGCGGTGGTTTAGGAGTAGGAATGGAAAGGCAGTTTGATGTTGTGATTGTAGGCGGAGCCGTTACCGGCTCGGTGTTGGCGTTGGCGTTAAGCAGTTTTTGTCAGCACAAAATTTCAATTGCGATTGTCGAAAAATTGTTACCTAACTATGAGCAGCAAGGTGGTTTTGATGCGCGCAGCATTGCATTAGCCCAAGGCAGTTTGCAAAAAATGAGCCAAATTATACCGCTTGCAGGTGAAAATTTGGGTGCGGTGATTCAAGCTATCGCTACCCCGATTCATCAAATCCAAGTGGCGGATAAAGGGCATTTCGGCAAAGCCACGCTGAAAGCGGCAGAGCAGAATATTCCTCAGCTTGGTGCGGTGGTGGAATTAGCAAAATTAGGCAAGAAATTGACCGCTTGCCTCGAAAAACAGCCGAATATCCACACTTTCTGTCCAAATGAAGTGGAGGTAATTGAACGCTCACAACAAGGTTGTAAGTTGACTTTAGCCAGTGGTGAGCAACTAAGCTGCCGCTTACTGGTTGCCGCTGACGGTATTCAATCAAATATTGCCAAACAATGTGGCGTAGCAACGCAACAGGTTAAAGATTACGGGCAATCGGCGGTGATTGCGAATGTGGAGTTGAGCGAGCATCATCAAAATCAGGCGTTTGAATATTTTACCGAGCAAGGGCCTTTTGCTTTATTGCCTTTGGCGGGGAGTTGTATGTCGTTGGTTTGGTGTGTGAAAGAAGCTAAGACGTTAATGCAATTGTCAGATAGCGAATTTTTAGCTCAATTACAGCAGCAATTTGGCTGGAAGCTAGGGCAGTTTTTGCGTGTGAGCAAGCGGTTTGTTTATCCTCTCATTTTGCAAAAAGCGGAATCGCATATTCACCACCGTTTGGCGGTGGTCGGCAATGCCGCACAAATGCTGCATCCTGTTGCCGGGCAAGGTTTTAACCTTGGTTTGCGTGATCTCTTTAGTTTAGCTACTTCAGTTGCCGATGCCTTTAAGCAAGGCAAGGATATTGGCGAATTTTCGCTGTTGGTTGAATTTGAAAAAAGGCGAGAGCGAGATCAGGTTAGTATGATGAGCTCAACAAGCGGTTTGATTTCACTCTTTTCTTGCGAAATGTTACCTGTGCAAATAGGGCGGAATTTTGCGTTATTTGCGGTTTCACATTCTTCTAACGCGCGTGATTGGGTAGCCAATAAGGCGTTGGGGTGGTAGTTTGAAGGACGTATTCATGCGTCCTTATTCCGCTAAATAACCTTTCAAAATGGATTGCCAGTCTTCATCTTTAAATAAAATATTTAACCTCGCTTGCTCTTTTTTAAAAGAACGTAGCAGACGGGCTAAATTACCTTTTTTCCAAATATCGCCTTTTTGAATACGGCATTTATCGAAATCAATCAGCCAAAATTTGGATTTATCGTCTAGTAGAATATTATGAATATTCAAATCAGAATGATGAACTTGGTGATTATGCAAATGGCGAATCAACTTTCCAATTTGTTCATATTGCTCGGCTGATAAAGCCCGAGATTGTAAGCTTTTGCTCAAATCCTGTGTGTTATCCAGTTTTTCCAGCATAATATCTGCACGATAGCAACATAAGGTTCTAACCACCTTGATTGCCACAGGGCGTGGTACCGGTAAATTCCATGCCAACATTTGCTGTAGCAAGAAAAATTCTTGGTATGCCCGAGTCTGTTTAAATCCGCTAAAGAAATAACTATCTTTCACCAATTTTCCGAATAATCCGCCTCGATAGTAATGGCGAAGTACGATGTTTATGCCAAGTTCAGCCTTAGTTTTTAAAAACCATGTAATACCGCGACCTTTTGAGAAGCCTAGCAAGCGGTCGGAATTTTCAAAATTTTTGCAACTGAGTAATTCTTGGATAAACTCGACCTGTTCTTCGGCAACAAGTTCGGCGTTAAAGAGATAGTGATTATTTCGCATGTTTAATATTGTATTTATAACTATGATAGCTCATTTTAGAGCTATTTTTTTTGATGTCAATTTGTTAGAATTTGCGGCTTATATTTGAGAGGAAAACCAATGACAACGATCTCACCGGAATTAGACACAACAGAAAATAGGATTTCTGACGAAGCACAGAAAGTACGCCAAGCGTTATTGGCAAAAGGGATTGAGACCCCGACAGTTGCTCATCGCAAAGATAAAGATAGTCGCCGTACGGAAATTCAGCAGCATATGCAAGCAGTATTGGAATTACTCGGCTTAGATTTAACGGACGACAGTCTTGAAGAAACACCTCATCGCTTGGCAAAAATGTATGTGGATGAGATTTTTAGCGGATTAGATTATGCTACTTTCCCTAAAATTACGAATATCGAAAACCGAATGAAGGTGAGCGAAATGGTGTTGGTAGATGATATTACTTTAACTTCGACCTGTGAGCATCATTTTGTGACTATTGACGGCAAAGTGGCGGTGGCGTATTACCCGAAAAAGTGGGTGATCGGTTTGTCTAAAATTAACCGTGTGGTGCAATTTTTTGCCCAACGTCCGCAGGTGCAGGAACGCTTTACCGAGCAGATTCTCACTGCTTTCCAAACCATTTTGGAAACCGATGATGTGGCAGTATATGTGAAAGCGACACATTTCTGCGTAAAATGCCGTGGCGTGAAAGACACCAACAGCTATACCGTTACTTCGGCTTTCGGTGGCGTGTTCCTAGATGATCGAGAAACCCGCAAAGAATTTTTAGGTTTATTAAATAAATAATCGTAGGGGCGAAAAGTTTTTCGCCCTTATTTTTGATATTAGGTTTTGAGGTTGAGATGAAAATTGCATTAGGCATTGAATATGACGGCAGCCGCTATTTTGGCTGGCAACGGCAAGAAGCAGTGGAAAGCGTGCAGCAAAAGTTAGAGCAGGCGTTGTCTGTTGTGGCTGATTCCCCTGTTGAAGTATTTTGTGCCGGTAGAACCGATGCAGGCGTACACGGCACAGGTCAGGTCGTGCAT comes from Mannheimia granulomatis and encodes:
- the selD gene encoding selenide, water dikinase SelD — encoded protein: MSEPIRLTQFSHGAGUGCKISPKVLGTILQTQLDKFIDPNLLVGNETADDAAVYDLGNGQAIISTTDFFMPIVDDPFDFGRIASANAISDIFAMGGKPIMAIAILGFPVNKLPAEVAQQIVEGGRFACQQAGIALAGGHSIDSPEPIFGLAVTGVVPTERVKRNASAVAGCELFLTKPLGIGILTTAEKKGLLQPEHQHLASEVMCQINLIGAEFSELPEVTAMTDVTGFGLLGHLSEVCQGSNVRAEVHFADIQTLDGTKDYIALGAVPGGTTRNFDSYGHLISAMTDEQKAILCDPQTSGGLLVAVLPQAVEKVQQIAKNACVSLFHVGRLLEQEEGKALIEVI
- the cobB gene encoding Sir2 family NAD+-dependent deacetylase, which produces MKKDLKIVVLTGAGISAESGIRTFRAEDGLWENHRVEDVATPEGYKRDRELVQRFYSERRRKLFDPEVQPNAAHLALAKLEEKLGENLLIVTQNVDNLHERAGSKNVIHMHGELLKVRCPNKGTVYEWHGDVTDESRCTCCIQPARLCPHIVWFGEIPLQMLEIDEAIYDCDIFVSIGTSDNVYPAAGFVEKANRWKSYTVELNLEPSKVKTAFKEARYGKATEVVSQFVEEILASLEA
- a CDS encoding 3-deoxy-D-manno-octulosonic acid kinase codes for the protein MRNNHYLFNAELVAEEQVEFIQELLSCKNFENSDRLLGFSKGRGITWFLKTKAELGINIVLRHYYRGGLFGKLVKDSYFFSGFKQTRAYQEFFLLQQMLAWNLPVPRPVAIKVVRTLCCYRADIMLEKLDNTQDLSKSLQSRALSAEQYEQIGKLIRHLHNHQVHHSDLNIHNILLDDKSKFWLIDFDKCRIQKGDIWKKGNLARLLRSFKKEQARLNILFKDEDWQSILKGYLAE
- the ubiH gene encoding 2-octaprenyl-6-methoxyphenyl hydroxylase translates to MERQFDVVIVGGAVTGSVLALALSSFCQHKISIAIVEKLLPNYEQQGGFDARSIALAQGSLQKMSQIIPLAGENLGAVIQAIATPIHQIQVADKGHFGKATLKAAEQNIPQLGAVVELAKLGKKLTACLEKQPNIHTFCPNEVEVIERSQQGCKLTLASGEQLSCRLLVAADGIQSNIAKQCGVATQQVKDYGQSAVIANVELSEHHQNQAFEYFTEQGPFALLPLAGSCMSLVWCVKEAKTLMQLSDSEFLAQLQQQFGWKLGQFLRVSKRFVYPLILQKAESHIHHRLAVVGNAAQMLHPVAGQGFNLGLRDLFSLATSVADAFKQGKDIGEFSLLVEFEKRRERDQVSMMSSTSGLISLFSCEMLPVQIGRNFALFAVSHSSNARDWVANKALGW
- a CDS encoding NUDIX hydrolase — translated: MFKPNVTLACVVHCKGKFLFVEEIEYGKRTLNQPAGHLEQNETLLEAAKRELFEETGIQAEISSLIRVYQWQAPRSQTDYLRFVFAVELEDWLEPQPKDADITQAMWLTLDEFHHYIQQEGQCERSPLVIQSVQDYLKGECYPLAILQAVV
- a CDS encoding DUF262 domain-containing protein, which produces MSQPNTEKEIAKIRKIEDVIREKLSIPDYQRPYKWSIKNITQLLSDLYFHFENGKKIYRVGAVVIHKDEKGKFNIVDGQQRLISLSVILYLLTNDSTFPLLSENLSHSISADNLIMNKNAVEQFIQERVKDKQGFANYILENCEFVYIELEDIDEAFQFFDAQNARGKSLAPYDLLKAYHLRELNADKETIYQCVENWESAVEAEIADLKEVISETLFRLRRWQKYQTAERFTNKELDTFKGAGADKNYPYITQQLASFNLYKMYQVFPTLIDSRFAKIHFQSVQPIVNGELFFRYIEHYRESYIFLFDKQTGFLTSSEIFSGKLKDYDNNLLRYIDEYSGSYRTGDKYIKNLFKCLVMLYYDKFGTENLVQAVEKCFKWCYRIRLMQGRVFYRMVENEVYHSNSSFSHLIRSDNSREFLEFIIDEYSIEFDKGNKTGLVSILKNIEEDKNDE
- a CDS encoding DUF262 domain-containing protein codes for the protein MTNEQVKTSHIKDLCNSDRYIVPIYQRNYAWGKDEIELLIQDIFEALNKNEGKNYYIGSLVVSKRKDGYEVIDGQQRLTTLKLLLSYYNKEKNIYLDFEHREESNDSFEKLHSKQSQKNSIEQGFQIIKNYNELLDEDKKQKFFNFLLERVVILRTEVPENTDLNHYFEIMNNRGEQLEKHEVLKARLMDKLQENERSLFSLIWDSCSDMNVYAIKRFPYSNDDSKSVRTNENFFGDFCEKIPSDFDKMLAVIKSEPDKYSSDKRDILSLLDGHKIINSDVNNNNYDEIRDGKFNSIIDFPNFLMIVLKVFTSNKNIPLNDKDIPLNDKFIFEVFNKLLAEDKIKEFIMCLLKCRLIFDRYIIKSRDEDDSWSLNGLKKYKNGKYFYFKEVNTFGTAFEAKEKEGIVTNEGVNYDTSEEHTKIVQLLSMFHTAFRQKIYKEWLYDVLCILYKSDSLKEGYGLLANSYISILEKLAYDYYIEDSRQKLFNQKGQYIPNYIFNYLDYLLWRDWNNKVGEKNDFLQKDNFIFSLSRNSIEHYLPQSKKDSLLNDVDPFDSKREEILNSFGNLCLISHYQNSSLNDEIPSDKVKRYVSGSLKCISPKQAIMLSYDKWNAKNINNHNNEMMKIFDEERDRLSKLKNN
- the folE gene encoding GTP cyclohydrolase I FolE, with the translated sequence MTTISPELDTTENRISDEAQKVRQALLAKGIETPTVAHRKDKDSRRTEIQQHMQAVLELLGLDLTDDSLEETPHRLAKMYVDEIFSGLDYATFPKITNIENRMKVSEMVLVDDITLTSTCEHHFVTIDGKVAVAYYPKKWVIGLSKINRVVQFFAQRPQVQERFTEQILTAFQTILETDDVAVYVKATHFCVKCRGVKDTNSYTVTSAFGGVFLDDRETRKEFLGLLNK